The Streptomyces sp. NBC_01197 genome window below encodes:
- a CDS encoding ATP-binding protein has product MGSRKERPAAVPLLERENEIAVGVHAVDALCAGESAGGLLVYSGEAGLGKTALLEAVSARAAGRCTVWSARGGETLTSVPFHVVRQLLQPALTMPGVRDARDLLGDRYDIVGPALGVAPPGAQQADPQGVRDGLDAVAVRIAELFRPLVFIVDDAQWCDLETLAWLASFTGREGGPPLLVVLAYRTGEAVGDAVEYLRMLEAAARKNVQLRALTPDAIAQLSRSALGEHADDPFCREVWAVTGGNAYETVELLARVRDDALDPVEDSAGALRALGASARGSGLIARLEELGTAATRFAWAAGILGTGISLHLAGRLAGLNEAEAADCAERLRAARILTGTDPMEFVHPLIAGAVYRAVPGATRTAMHGQAAWAVTMAGRGAAAAAPHLLQVHPDDDPELVEQLREAAAEHLAVGAPDAARRCLERALDEPPLPTVRASVLYELGCATLLTSPATTVGHLRAALALPGLDGALRVDAVFRLAQALTHNNQTREAAEVVAAEAKVTEPGPARRRLQTAHFLWEGVQAVEDDGPARSRRLAEMTDGLGGQDNSERILLILRAFDGTARGESAEEIVEICDRALVNGRLPPGIGWTGTSWGFEPAALLGLSYAFADRLDRAESLFSEALRSFEVSGWSGGHLSFANALVGYLQRRRGRLAEAETYLRESLRLAERVGNGLPMNWDAACMLIDTLLARGHVRSAREAAEQYGFAPPYPSTIVIPDAPSVRGRLLLACGRTKEAIAELEAAGEALRERGRHNSVMAPWAADLVRALATEDPARAARLVTYVRDRAERFGTDTAIGESLRTAAVLESGGRAVELLGGAVAYLEASPCAYEHAQARVEFAIAARSEPDLVRGLALAESCGADGLADRARRALHLR; this is encoded by the coding sequence ATGGGGTCCCGGAAGGAACGCCCGGCTGCCGTACCGCTGCTGGAGCGGGAGAACGAGATCGCCGTGGGCGTGCACGCCGTCGACGCGCTGTGCGCGGGGGAGTCCGCCGGGGGCCTCCTCGTCTACAGCGGCGAGGCCGGTCTGGGCAAGACCGCGCTGCTCGAGGCGGTCAGCGCCCGGGCGGCCGGCCGCTGCACGGTGTGGTCGGCCCGTGGCGGCGAGACGCTCACCTCCGTGCCCTTCCACGTCGTACGCCAACTCCTGCAGCCCGCACTGACGATGCCCGGAGTCCGGGACGCCCGCGATCTGCTCGGCGACCGGTACGACATCGTCGGACCCGCACTCGGCGTCGCCCCGCCCGGCGCGCAGCAGGCCGACCCGCAGGGGGTCCGCGACGGCCTGGACGCCGTGGCCGTGCGGATCGCCGAGCTGTTCCGCCCGCTGGTGTTCATCGTGGACGACGCGCAGTGGTGCGATCTGGAGACGCTCGCCTGGCTGGCCTCCTTCACCGGGCGCGAGGGCGGCCCGCCTTTGCTCGTGGTCCTCGCGTACCGCACGGGTGAGGCGGTGGGTGACGCCGTGGAGTATCTGCGGATGCTGGAAGCGGCGGCCCGGAAGAACGTGCAGCTGCGCGCCCTCACGCCCGACGCCATCGCCCAGCTCTCCCGCAGTGCGCTCGGGGAGCACGCCGACGATCCGTTCTGCCGCGAGGTCTGGGCGGTGACCGGTGGCAACGCGTACGAGACCGTCGAGCTTCTCGCCAGGGTCCGGGACGACGCGCTGGACCCGGTGGAGGACTCGGCGGGAGCCCTGCGCGCGCTGGGCGCGTCGGCGCGCGGCTCGGGGCTGATCGCGCGTCTTGAGGAACTCGGTACCGCGGCTACCCGCTTCGCCTGGGCCGCCGGGATTCTGGGTACCGGCATCTCGCTGCACCTGGCCGGGCGGCTGGCCGGGCTGAACGAGGCCGAGGCGGCCGACTGCGCCGAGCGGCTGAGGGCGGCCCGCATCCTGACCGGGACCGACCCGATGGAGTTCGTCCACCCGCTGATCGCCGGCGCCGTCTACCGGGCGGTGCCGGGCGCCACCCGTACCGCGATGCACGGCCAGGCGGCCTGGGCCGTCACGATGGCGGGCCGGGGCGCGGCGGCCGCCGCACCGCATCTGCTTCAGGTCCACCCCGACGACGACCCCGAACTGGTCGAACAGTTGCGGGAGGCGGCGGCCGAACACCTCGCGGTGGGCGCGCCGGACGCGGCCAGGCGGTGTCTGGAGCGGGCGCTCGACGAGCCGCCGCTGCCGACCGTGCGCGCCAGTGTCCTGTACGAGCTGGGCTGCGCCACGCTGCTGACCTCACCGGCCACCACAGTCGGCCATCTGCGGGCGGCGCTCGCCCTGCCGGGGCTCGACGGCGCCCTGCGGGTGGACGCGGTCTTCCGGCTAGCCCAGGCGCTGACCCACAACAACCAGACCCGTGAGGCGGCCGAGGTGGTCGCAGCCGAGGCGAAGGTGACCGAGCCGGGCCCCGCCAGGCGGCGGCTGCAGACCGCGCACTTCCTCTGGGAGGGCGTCCAGGCGGTCGAGGACGACGGACCCGCGCGTTCCCGCCGGCTCGCCGAGATGACCGACGGTCTGGGCGGTCAGGACAACTCCGAGCGGATCCTGCTCATACTGCGCGCGTTCGACGGCACCGCCCGCGGCGAGAGCGCCGAGGAGATCGTCGAGATCTGCGACCGGGCCCTGGTCAACGGACGGCTGCCACCGGGCATCGGCTGGACCGGCACCTCCTGGGGGTTCGAGCCCGCCGCGCTCCTCGGCCTCTCCTACGCCTTCGCCGACCGGCTGGACCGGGCCGAGAGCCTCTTCTCGGAGGCGCTCCGCTCGTTCGAGGTGTCCGGCTGGAGCGGCGGCCATCTCTCGTTCGCCAACGCCCTCGTCGGCTATCTCCAGCGCAGGCGCGGCCGACTGGCCGAGGCGGAGACCTATCTGCGCGAGAGCCTGCGCCTCGCGGAGCGGGTCGGCAACGGCCTCCCGATGAACTGGGACGCCGCCTGCATGCTCATCGACACGCTGCTGGCCCGCGGCCATGTCCGGTCCGCCCGCGAGGCCGCGGAGCAGTACGGCTTCGCGCCTCCTTACCCCTCCACCATCGTCATTCCCGACGCGCCTTCCGTGCGCGGCAGGCTCCTGCTGGCCTGCGGCCGTACGAAGGAGGCCATCGCCGAACTGGAGGCCGCGGGCGAGGCGTTGCGCGAGCGGGGCCGGCACAACAGCGTCATGGCGCCCTGGGCGGCCGACCTGGTGCGGGCTCTCGCCACCGAGGACCCGGCCCGCGCGGCGCGGCTGGTGACGTATGTCCGCGACCGGGCCGAACGGTTCGGTACGGACACCGCGATCGGTGAGTCGCTGCGGACCGCGGCCGTCCTGGAGAGCGGCGGCCGTGCCGTGGAGCTGCTCGGCGGCGCCGTCGCCTATCTCGAAGCGTCACCTTGCGCGTACGAACACGCCCAGGCCCGGGTGGAGTTCGCCATCGCCGCCCGCTCCGAGCCCGACCTCGTACGCGGACTCGCCCTCGCCGAGTCCTGCGGCGCCGACGGGCTGGCCGACCGGGCCCGGCGCGCCCTGCACCTGCGCTGA
- a CDS encoding DUF2127 domain-containing protein, with the protein MKIDWDRRTCARRGHVTYAPQEPELAARLRADTGLGEAWRCLRCGDFALGDPHGAGPAQDAPLVPRGKVLRDLFILRFLAVERAVRGVFIVLAAVAVWKFSNSQDSVRRLFDENLNVLRPVFRHFNYDLDNSPVVGTIQKTFGYKHSTLLLVAALLLVYALIEIVEGVGLWRAKRWAEYLTVVATAMFLPLEIYELTEKISWLKIATLTINILAVLYILLGKRLFGLRGGHAAFEAERQSASLLEVETTAGVTPVTR; encoded by the coding sequence ATGAAGATCGACTGGGACCGGCGCACCTGCGCACGGCGCGGGCATGTGACATACGCCCCGCAGGAACCTGAACTGGCGGCGCGGCTGCGCGCCGATACGGGGCTCGGCGAGGCCTGGCGCTGCCTGCGCTGCGGAGACTTCGCTCTGGGGGACCCGCACGGAGCGGGCCCCGCGCAGGACGCCCCGCTGGTGCCGCGCGGCAAGGTGCTGCGCGATCTGTTCATCCTGCGCTTCCTCGCGGTGGAGCGCGCGGTGCGCGGCGTGTTCATCGTGCTGGCGGCGGTGGCCGTGTGGAAGTTCAGCAACAGCCAGGACTCGGTGCGCCGGCTCTTCGACGAGAACCTGAACGTCCTGCGCCCGGTGTTCCGTCACTTCAACTACGACCTGGACAACTCGCCCGTGGTCGGCACCATCCAGAAGACCTTCGGCTACAAGCACTCCACGCTGCTGCTCGTAGCCGCGCTGCTGCTCGTGTACGCGCTGATCGAGATCGTCGAGGGCGTCGGGCTGTGGCGCGCGAAGCGCTGGGCCGAGTACCTCACCGTCGTCGCCACCGCGATGTTCCTGCCGCTGGAGATCTACGAGCTGACCGAGAAGATCAGCTGGCTGAAGATCGCCACACTGACGATCAACATCCTCGCGGTGCTCTACATCCTGCTCGGCAAGCGCCTGTTCGGCCTGCGGGGCGGGCACGCGGCCTTCGAGGCCGAGCGGCAGAGCGCCTCGCTGCTCGAAGTGGAGACGACGGCCGGGGTGACGCCCGTCACCCGCTGA
- a CDS encoding histidine phosphatase family protein, giving the protein MGELILVRHGETSWSRTGKHTSWTDLPLTAAGEEQARKVAPLLAERRIALALTSTLARARRTAELAGLVPAHSEADLHEWDYGAYEGITSAEIHRDRPEWDLWTDGVAEGPPEHPGETPQQVGERADRVLKRVDVALRDADLDGEGGDVVLVGHAHFLRVLTARRLGLPASAGALFRLDTASVSRIGTEHGRPALAVWNQVPGPVSG; this is encoded by the coding sequence ATGGGAGAGCTGATTCTCGTACGGCACGGTGAGACCAGCTGGAGCCGCACCGGTAAACACACCAGCTGGACGGATCTGCCGCTGACGGCGGCCGGTGAGGAGCAGGCCCGCAAGGTCGCACCGCTGCTGGCCGAGCGGCGGATCGCGCTCGCCCTGACCAGCACGCTGGCCCGGGCCAGGCGGACGGCCGAGCTGGCCGGGCTGGTGCCCGCCCACTCCGAGGCCGACCTGCACGAGTGGGACTACGGGGCGTACGAGGGCATCACCAGCGCCGAGATCCACCGGGACCGGCCCGAGTGGGACCTGTGGACCGACGGAGTGGCCGAGGGGCCGCCCGAGCACCCCGGAGAGACCCCGCAGCAGGTCGGCGAGCGCGCCGACCGCGTGCTCAAGCGGGTCGACGTGGCGCTTCGCGACGCCGACCTCGACGGCGAGGGCGGGGACGTCGTCCTGGTCGGGCACGCCCACTTCCTGCGGGTGCTGACCGCCCGCCGCCTCGGTCTGCCGGCCTCCGCCGGAGCGCTGTTCCGACTGGACACCGCATCGGTCAGCCGGATCGGTACCGAACACGGCCGGCCCGCCCTCGCCGTGTGGAACCAGGTCCCGGGGCCCGTCAGCGGGTGA
- a CDS encoding alkaline phosphatase family protein, which yields MAELTRRRLLGSAAGAVAGTAALSLLPPSVQKAVAAGPPRHGSLRDIEHVVMLMQENRSFDHYFGTLSGVRGFSDPHAQKLANGKPVFYQPDSMNPKGYLLPFHLDTHTSSAQAIPSTSHAWSVQHEAWNGGRMDRWLPAHRKADGLNGPYVMGYYTRDDIPFQFALAETFTICDNYFCSVLGPTWPNRLYWMTGTLDPNGTHGGPILNNTAPTPYRWTTYAERLQAAGVSWKVYQQDDDYGCNMLENFQTFKDAKPGDELYERGVRPHPEGTFEADARNDRLPAVSWIMPTSYQSEHPDYLPAAGADFVAQKIEAIASNPKVWAKTAFILNYDENDGLFDHVAPPTPKPGTTDEFVQGLPIGGGFRVPAIIVSPWTVGGWVAGERFDHTSALQFLERFTGVREPNITQWRRRTFGDLTSAFRFSDAHQYPPHLPEDTAEQLEQAKEEVATLPKPTLPGADQSFPRQERGRRPRT from the coding sequence ATGGCCGAGTTGACGCGACGCAGACTCCTTGGCTCAGCGGCAGGCGCCGTCGCCGGTACCGCGGCACTCTCACTGCTGCCGCCCAGCGTGCAGAAGGCGGTCGCGGCCGGGCCGCCGCGCCACGGCTCGCTGCGCGACATCGAACACGTCGTCATGCTGATGCAGGAGAACCGCTCGTTCGACCACTACTTCGGCACACTGTCCGGCGTGCGCGGCTTCAGCGACCCGCACGCGCAGAAACTGGCCAATGGCAAACCGGTCTTCTACCAGCCCGACTCAATGAACCCGAAGGGCTATCTGCTCCCGTTCCATCTGGACACGCACACGTCGAGCGCCCAGGCCATCCCGTCCACCAGCCACGCCTGGTCCGTGCAGCACGAGGCGTGGAACGGCGGCCGGATGGACCGGTGGCTCCCCGCGCACCGCAAGGCGGACGGACTCAACGGCCCGTACGTCATGGGCTATTACACCCGCGATGACATTCCCTTCCAGTTCGCGCTGGCGGAGACCTTCACCATCTGCGACAACTACTTCTGCTCGGTGTTAGGCCCCACCTGGCCGAACCGGCTGTACTGGATGACGGGCACCCTCGACCCGAACGGCACCCACGGCGGGCCGATCCTGAACAACACGGCCCCCACTCCGTACCGTTGGACGACGTACGCCGAGCGGCTGCAGGCGGCGGGCGTCAGCTGGAAGGTCTATCAGCAGGACGACGACTACGGCTGCAACATGCTGGAGAACTTCCAGACCTTCAAGGACGCCAAGCCAGGCGACGAGCTGTACGAGCGCGGGGTGCGCCCGCACCCGGAAGGCACCTTCGAGGCCGACGCCCGCAACGACCGGCTTCCGGCCGTCTCATGGATCATGCCGACGAGCTACCAGTCCGAGCACCCGGACTACCTTCCGGCGGCGGGCGCGGACTTCGTGGCGCAGAAGATCGAGGCCATCGCGTCCAACCCGAAGGTGTGGGCGAAGACAGCGTTCATCCTCAACTACGACGAAAACGATGGCCTGTTCGACCACGTGGCGCCTCCCACCCCGAAACCCGGTACGACGGACGAGTTCGTCCAGGGCCTGCCGATCGGCGGCGGCTTCCGGGTCCCCGCGATCATCGTGTCGCCCTGGACCGTGGGCGGCTGGGTCGCGGGCGAGCGGTTCGACCACACGTCGGCGCTCCAGTTCCTGGAGCGGTTCACAGGTGTACGGGAGCCCAACATCACCCAGTGGCGCCGCCGTACCTTCGGCGATCTGACCTCGGCCTTCCGCTTCTCCGACGCCCACCAGTACCCGCCGCACCTGCCGGAGGACACGGCCGAGCAGCTGGAGCAGGCGAAGGAGGAGGTGGCCACGCTCCCGAAGCCGACGCTACCGGGGGCCGACCAGAGCTTCCCGCGGCAGGAGCGGGGGCGCCGGCCGCGTACGTAG
- a CDS encoding HD domain-containing protein, whose translation MVNWEKTGQPAGAAHSGKPDGRLSLPEVEALARRVHAGQADKAGQPYTVHLATVAEGVAVRGGTDEQIAAAWLHDSVEDGALSAAWLEGAPLPRGVKDMVFAMTKRAGEGPEAYAARILAVPGALLIKESDIAHNADPRRLAVLDAATRDRLTAKYARMRGLLGLAEG comes from the coding sequence ATGGTGAACTGGGAGAAGACCGGACAGCCGGCCGGAGCGGCACACAGCGGAAAGCCGGACGGTCGCTTGAGCCTGCCCGAGGTCGAGGCGCTCGCACGCCGGGTGCATGCCGGGCAGGCCGACAAGGCGGGGCAGCCCTACACCGTACATCTGGCGACGGTCGCCGAAGGAGTCGCCGTACGCGGCGGCACCGATGAGCAGATCGCCGCCGCCTGGCTGCACGACTCGGTCGAGGACGGTGCGCTGAGCGCGGCCTGGCTGGAGGGGGCGCCGCTGCCGCGCGGTGTGAAGGACATGGTGTTCGCCATGACCAAGCGGGCGGGGGAGGGCCCGGAGGCCTACGCGGCCCGGATCCTCGCGGTTCCGGGCGCGCTGCTGATCAAGGAATCCGATATCGCGCACAACGCCGACCCGCGGCGGCTGGCCGTACTGGACGCGGCGACCAGGGACCGGCTCACGGCCAAGTACGCCCGGATGCGCGGTCTCCTGGGGCTGGCTGAGGGCTGA
- a CDS encoding response regulator transcription factor, producing the protein MCAHVIVAEDDEKQAELVRRYLEREGHAVTVVGDGLAALEEVRHGTPDLLVLDVMMPRADGLDVVRVLRAESRELPVLMLTARTTEDDLLLGLDLGADDYMTKPYSPRELMARVRTLLRRSQRSAVPAPAADPLLSVGALVVDPARHSVSVGGRPVDCTPGEFRVLAAMAAEPDRVFTRQQLLAELHGFDRYISNRTVDVHVMNLRKKIETAPRRPARLLTVFGVGYKLTDPAKGAQLASR; encoded by the coding sequence GTGTGCGCACATGTCATCGTCGCTGAAGACGACGAGAAACAGGCCGAACTGGTACGCCGTTATCTGGAACGCGAAGGCCACGCGGTCACGGTGGTGGGTGACGGCCTCGCGGCCCTGGAGGAGGTACGGCACGGAACACCGGACCTCCTGGTCCTGGATGTGATGATGCCGCGCGCCGACGGGCTGGACGTCGTACGGGTTCTGCGGGCCGAGTCAAGGGAGCTGCCGGTGCTCATGCTGACGGCCCGTACCACCGAGGACGATCTGCTGCTCGGGCTCGATCTGGGCGCCGACGACTACATGACCAAGCCGTACAGCCCGCGGGAGCTGATGGCACGGGTCCGCACTCTGCTCCGCCGCTCGCAGCGGTCCGCGGTTCCGGCGCCCGCCGCCGATCCGCTTCTGTCGGTGGGCGCGCTGGTCGTCGATCCGGCGCGGCACTCGGTGTCGGTCGGCGGCCGCCCGGTCGACTGCACCCCGGGCGAGTTCCGGGTGCTGGCCGCGATGGCCGCCGAGCCCGACCGTGTCTTCACCCGGCAGCAACTGCTGGCCGAACTGCACGGCTTCGACCGGTACATCAGCAACCGCACGGTCGACGTACATGTGATGAATCTGCGCAAGAAGATCGAGACGGCCCCACGCAGGCCCGCCCGGCTGCTCACCGTGTTCGGCGTCGGCTACAAACTGACCGACCCGGCGAAGGGGGCCCAACTTGCGTCGCGGTAA
- a CDS encoding sensor histidine kinase, with product MRRGKRPGSNRGSGRAPQPERVRRTRLPLRKSLLGRLLAVSALVAACSVVATAWLAAQTTSGAIKQEQGQNLTADTRIYNTLLGYAAAHPRWDGVEATVRKLARQSGRRIALTTENHQPVADSAADRKPPPTLPPQVSAVVDPLSLDTTLAARSSAKTGTSADRIDPRAVGPFRLPASERVTLKRAADHAVACLSGRGIASDVVEGPSGRPRIQPVGNDPDRTLGTRCETEALDAPTPTERKALTALNHLADACLDRQHRPAIQLSLNLSWNESAAVAAVPEPKAAARRFPDPGPTPVPPTARNSDDDRATASCVGTARREQLSSYVASPALLFIGDQGGATVPGFNLSPANTARIAGVAALVLALTVGASVLAGARLVRPLHALTNAAQRMRDGGSSEPVEVTTDNEIGRLAATFNDMSAHRARLEEQRKAMVSDVAHELRTPLSNIRGWLEAAQDGLAEPDPAFVSSLLEEAVQLQHIIDDLQDLSAADAGALRLHVEPVRIQDLLGQVASAHQARAETAGVTLTVTGAPPEAPALVLAADPVRLRQAVGNLVTNAVRHTPPGGQVTLRVRGGTPEPGGGPATDAAPTEAVVEVADTGTGIPAEYLPYVFDRFWRAEKSRNRRTGGSGLGLAIVRKLAEAHGGTASAASTEGEGSVFTLRLPLGRPETTTDRDGEPAGRTQSTAAETSPPSP from the coding sequence TTGCGTCGCGGTAAGAGGCCCGGTAGCAATCGCGGCAGCGGGCGTGCGCCGCAGCCGGAGCGTGTCCGGCGGACGCGGCTGCCGCTGCGCAAGAGTCTGCTCGGCCGGCTGCTGGCTGTGTCGGCGCTGGTGGCAGCGTGTTCGGTGGTGGCGACCGCCTGGCTCGCCGCACAGACCACATCGGGTGCGATCAAGCAGGAGCAGGGCCAGAACCTCACCGCGGACACCCGCATCTACAACACCCTGCTCGGCTACGCGGCCGCGCATCCCCGGTGGGACGGCGTCGAGGCGACGGTACGCAAACTGGCCCGCCAGTCCGGCCGCCGCATCGCTCTGACCACCGAGAACCACCAGCCCGTCGCCGACTCGGCGGCGGACCGGAAGCCGCCGCCGACGCTGCCCCCACAGGTGTCGGCGGTCGTCGACCCGCTCTCCCTGGACACCACGCTGGCGGCGCGGAGCTCCGCCAAGACCGGCACATCGGCCGACCGGATCGACCCACGGGCGGTCGGCCCGTTCCGGCTGCCCGCGTCGGAGCGCGTAACGCTGAAGCGCGCCGCCGACCACGCCGTGGCCTGCCTCAGCGGCCGCGGGATCGCGTCGGACGTGGTGGAGGGGCCGAGCGGCCGACCCCGTATCCAGCCGGTGGGCAACGACCCGGACCGCACTCTGGGTACGAGGTGCGAGACGGAGGCCCTGGACGCGCCCACGCCGACGGAGCGGAAGGCTCTCACCGCGCTCAACCACCTGGCGGACGCCTGTCTGGACCGCCAGCACCGCCCTGCGATACAGCTGAGCCTGAACCTCTCATGGAACGAGTCGGCCGCCGTGGCCGCGGTCCCCGAGCCGAAGGCGGCCGCGCGGCGATTTCCGGACCCCGGGCCCACTCCCGTACCGCCGACAGCCCGCAACAGCGACGACGACCGGGCCACCGCGTCCTGCGTCGGCACCGCGCGCCGCGAACAGCTCAGCTCGTACGTCGCGTCGCCCGCCCTGCTGTTCATCGGCGACCAAGGCGGGGCCACGGTCCCCGGGTTCAACCTCTCCCCTGCCAACACCGCCCGTATCGCGGGTGTCGCGGCTCTCGTCCTCGCCCTCACCGTCGGCGCTTCGGTACTCGCGGGGGCCCGGCTGGTACGCCCGCTGCACGCGCTCACCAATGCGGCGCAGCGGATGCGCGACGGCGGAAGTTCGGAGCCCGTCGAGGTCACGACGGACAACGAGATCGGGCGGCTGGCGGCCACGTTCAACGACATGTCGGCGCACCGCGCTCGCCTTGAGGAGCAGCGCAAGGCGATGGTGAGCGATGTCGCGCACGAACTGCGCACCCCGCTCAGCAACATCCGCGGCTGGCTGGAGGCCGCACAGGACGGCCTGGCCGAACCCGACCCGGCCTTTGTCTCCTCTCTCCTGGAGGAGGCGGTGCAGTTGCAGCACATCATCGACGACCTCCAGGATCTGTCGGCCGCCGACGCGGGGGCGCTGCGGCTGCATGTGGAGCCGGTACGGATCCAGGACCTCCTGGGCCAGGTCGCGTCGGCCCACCAGGCCCGCGCGGAGACGGCGGGGGTGACCCTGACGGTGACCGGCGCGCCACCGGAGGCACCGGCGCTGGTCCTGGCGGCCGACCCGGTCCGGCTGCGGCAGGCGGTGGGCAACCTGGTCACCAACGCGGTACGCCACACACCGCCGGGCGGACAGGTCACGCTGCGGGTGCGGGGCGGTACGCCTGAACCGGGCGGAGGGCCGGCCACGGATGCGGCCCCCACGGAGGCTGTGGTGGAAGTGGCCGACACCGGTACCGGCATCCCGGCCGAGTATCTTCCGTACGTCTTCGACCGCTTCTGGCGCGCCGAGAAATCACGTAACCGCCGTACGGGCGGCAGCGGCCTCGGCCTGGCGATCGTCCGCAAACTGGCCGAGGCACACGGCGGCACCGCGAGTGCGGCGAGTACGGAGGGAGAAGGCTCGGTCTTCACCCTCAGGCTGCCCCTGGGCCGGCCGGAGACGACAACGGACAGGGACGGCGAGCCGGCCGGGAGAACACAGAGCACTGCGGCTGAAACATCGCCGCCCTCGCCCTGA
- a CDS encoding class F sortase, whose amino-acid sequence MSRTHQPIWRSAALSAAAVCLTLTALTGCSSGSSDSGHKSTGAASTESGSDAGKSTTTGAKTDAKTDAKQPAPPAEVSIPSIGVTSSLLQLGLNADRTVEVPPADKGMTAGWYTGSATPGEPGAAVLIGHNDTRYGRAVFHDLRKIHKGADIAVRNTLGKTAHFTVTSTESVSKKAFPTDKVYGKTTDRALRLITCDGSFDAQGHPVNNLIVFATLR is encoded by the coding sequence ATGTCCCGTACGCACCAGCCGATATGGCGATCCGCCGCACTGTCCGCAGCAGCCGTCTGCCTCACCCTGACGGCGCTCACCGGTTGTTCGTCCGGCTCCTCGGACTCAGGGCACAAGTCCACCGGCGCGGCGAGCACCGAGTCGGGCTCCGACGCCGGCAAGAGCACCACAACCGGAGCCAAGACCGACGCCAAGACGGACGCGAAGCAGCCCGCACCCCCGGCGGAGGTGTCGATCCCGTCGATCGGGGTGACGAGTTCGCTGCTGCAGCTCGGCCTCAACGCGGACCGCACAGTCGAGGTCCCGCCGGCGGACAAGGGAATGACGGCGGGCTGGTACACGGGCAGCGCCACCCCCGGCGAACCGGGAGCCGCCGTCCTGATCGGCCACAACGACACCCGCTATGGCAGGGCCGTCTTCCACGACCTCAGGAAGATCCACAAAGGCGCGGACATCGCCGTCCGCAACACCCTGGGAAAGACAGCCCACTTCACGGTCACCAGTACGGAGAGCGTCAGCAAGAAGGCGTTCCCGACCGACAAGGTCTACGGCAAGACCACCGACCGCGCACTGCGCCTGATCACCTGCGACGGATCGTTCGACGCGCAGGGACACCCGGTGAACAACCTGATCGTCTTTGCCACGTTGCGCTGA